One window of Thermacetogenium phaeum DSM 12270 genomic DNA carries:
- the trpB gene encoding tryptophan synthase subunit beta, whose amino-acid sequence MEFPDCKGHFGIFGGQFVPETLMPALEELTLAYEEARSDPSFQEELNYYLKDYVGRPTPLYFAERLTRYLGGAKIYLKREDLNHTGAHKINNTMGQILLARRMGKKRVIAETGAGQHGVATATAAAMFGLECAVYMGAEDIKRQELNVYRMRLLGAVVVPVTAGSRTLKDAMNEAIRDWVTNVENTYYLLGSVGGPHPYPVMVRNFQSVIGREVKEQVLAAEGRLPDFLVACVGGGSNAMGLFYPFLDDQVQLIGVEAAGRGLDTGKHAATLSAGRPGVLHGALSYLLQDEYGQVLEAYSIAAGLDYPGVGPEHSFLKESGRARYTTVTDREALDAFQLLSRTEGIIPALESAHAVAQAVKMAPTLEREKVIVVNLSGRGDKDVPEVAKFLRVEGSGRENVISRCSGEGFTDRV is encoded by the coding sequence ATGGAATTCCCGGATTGTAAGGGGCATTTTGGCATATTCGGCGGGCAGTTTGTCCCGGAGACGCTGATGCCCGCCCTGGAGGAACTGACACTGGCTTATGAGGAGGCGCGCAGCGACCCCTCCTTTCAGGAGGAACTGAATTACTACCTGAAGGATTATGTGGGCAGGCCGACCCCGCTCTACTTTGCGGAGAGGCTGACTCGCTACTTAGGGGGAGCGAAGATCTACCTCAAGCGGGAGGATCTCAACCACACAGGGGCGCACAAGATCAATAACACCATGGGGCAGATTCTCCTGGCCCGGCGGATGGGAAAAAAGCGGGTGATCGCCGAAACGGGCGCCGGCCAGCACGGGGTTGCTACGGCGACCGCCGCGGCCATGTTCGGGCTGGAGTGTGCCGTCTACATGGGAGCCGAGGACATCAAACGCCAGGAGCTGAACGTTTACCGCATGCGGCTGCTGGGCGCGGTGGTGGTGCCGGTGACCGCTGGGAGCCGCACCTTAAAGGACGCCATGAATGAGGCCATTCGCGACTGGGTGACCAATGTGGAGAACACCTATTACCTGCTGGGTTCGGTTGGGGGGCCGCATCCCTATCCGGTGATGGTCAGGAACTTCCAGTCGGTTATCGGGAGGGAGGTTAAGGAGCAGGTGCTGGCCGCGGAGGGCAGGCTCCCCGATTTCCTGGTGGCCTGTGTGGGCGGCGGGAGCAATGCCATGGGCCTTTTTTACCCCTTCCTGGACGATCAGGTGCAGCTGATCGGGGTGGAGGCGGCGGGGCGCGGCCTGGATACGGGTAAGCATGCGGCCACCCTTAGCGCCGGGCGCCCGGGGGTTCTGCACGGGGCGCTGAGCTATCTGCTTCAGGACGAGTACGGGCAGGTGCTGGAGGCCTACTCTATCGCCGCCGGGCTGGACTACCCGGGGGTGGGGCCGGAGCACAGCTTCTTAAAGGAAAGCGGGCGGGCACGGTATACGACGGTAACCGACCGGGAGGCCCTGGATGCCTTTCAGCTGCTTTCCCGGACCGAGGGAATCATTCCCGCACTGGAGAGCGCCCATGCCGTAGCCCAGGCCGTAAAAATGGCACCTACCCTGGAGCGGGAAAAGGTGATCGTGGTCAACCTGTCGGGGCGGGGGGACAAGGATGTGCCGGAAGTTGCAAAGTTCTTGAGGGTCGAGGGGAGTGGAAGGGAGAATGTCATCTCAAGGTGTTCGGGAGAGGGCTTTACCGACAGGGTATAG
- a CDS encoding phosphoribosylanthranilate isomerase: MVRVKICGITTLEEALAAVDCGAHALGFVFAESPRRVDPVQVRRIVQKLPPFVCKVGVFVNARRDDVFRLAAYCGLDALQFHGEEGPEYCRGWRWPVIKAFRVRDRSFIEEITRYRVSACLLDAFVPGRRGGTGVSFNWQLAREAGGLGRIVLAGGLSPANVEEAIRTVHPFAVDVSSGVETEGKKDPEKMRALMAAVRRADDGIPGL; the protein is encoded by the coding sequence ATGGTTAGGGTGAAGATCTGCGGCATCACCACCCTTGAGGAAGCCCTGGCAGCGGTTGATTGCGGGGCACATGCCTTAGGCTTTGTCTTTGCCGAGAGCCCTCGGCGGGTGGACCCTGTTCAGGTGCGCCGCATCGTGCAGAAACTGCCTCCTTTTGTCTGCAAGGTGGGGGTTTTCGTTAACGCCAGAAGGGATGATGTTTTCAGGTTGGCCGCATACTGCGGTCTGGACGCCCTGCAGTTTCACGGAGAGGAAGGCCCGGAGTACTGCCGGGGCTGGCGCTGGCCGGTGATCAAGGCCTTCCGGGTGCGGGACCGTTCCTTTATCGAGGAAATTACACGGTACCGCGTCTCCGCCTGTCTCCTGGACGCCTTCGTGCCGGGGAGAAGGGGGGGCACCGGGGTGAGCTTTAACTGGCAGCTGGCCCGGGAGGCCGGGGGATTGGGGAGGATCGTTCTGGCGGGAGGGCTATCTCCCGCCAACGTGGAGGAGGCAATCAGAACGGTGCACCCCTTTGCCGTCGATGTGAGCAGCGGTGTGGAAACGGAGGGCAAGAAGGACCCGGAGAAGATGAGAGCGCTGATGGCTGCAGTAAGGAGGGCTGATGATGGAATTCCCGGATTGTAA
- the trpC gene encoding indole-3-glycerol phosphate synthase TrpC — protein MILKRIVDAKREEVAFFRSLLPLRELRRRVAAAPPVRDFLGAVRRKGATVNLIAEIKRASPSRGLLRPDFNPPEIACAYEKAGVQAISVLTDEGFFGGHPKHLREVRRVTRLPLLRKDFIIDHYQLYQSRLLGADAVLLIAALLEQARLVDFLGLAGELGLTALVEVHTPEELFRALETGAALVGINNRDLRTFQTDLGVTLRLLPLVPEGTVAISESGIRNRRDVMRLARAGVDALLVGETLMRSRDIGAAVAELMGDEDEDAVDPAGRRG, from the coding sequence ATGATTCTGAAACGCATTGTGGATGCCAAACGGGAGGAGGTGGCCTTCTTTCGGAGTCTCCTTCCCCTCAGGGAATTGAGGAGGCGGGTTGCTGCGGCTCCGCCCGTCCGCGACTTTTTGGGGGCGGTACGGCGGAAAGGGGCGACGGTCAATTTGATCGCCGAGATCAAGCGGGCCTCCCCCTCGCGCGGGCTGCTGCGGCCGGATTTCAACCCGCCGGAGATCGCCTGCGCCTACGAAAAAGCGGGGGTGCAGGCCATCTCCGTTCTCACCGATGAGGGGTTTTTCGGCGGCCATCCTAAGCACCTGCGGGAGGTAAGACGGGTGACCCGACTTCCCCTGCTGCGCAAGGACTTCATCATCGATCACTATCAGCTCTACCAGTCCCGCCTCCTGGGGGCGGATGCCGTGCTGCTGATCGCCGCCCTTCTGGAGCAGGCACGGCTGGTCGATTTTCTCGGCCTGGCCGGTGAGCTGGGGCTGACCGCCCTGGTGGAGGTGCACACCCCGGAGGAGCTTTTCCGGGCGCTGGAAACAGGGGCTGCTTTGGTGGGGATCAACAACCGCGACCTCCGCACCTTTCAAACGGATCTGGGAGTCACCCTCAGGTTGCTGCCGCTGGTGCCTGAGGGAACGGTGGCCATAAGCGAGAGCGGTATCCGCAACCGAAGGGATGTAATGAGGCTGGCGCGAGCGGGTGTTGATGCACTGCTGGTGGGGGAGACCCTGATGCGCTCCCGCGATATCGGAGCGGCGGTGGCAGAGTTGATGGGTGATGAAGATGAGGATGCCGTCGATCCCGCCGGCCGGAGAGGATGA